The Streptomyces aurantiacus genome includes a region encoding these proteins:
- a CDS encoding TetR family transcriptional regulator, producing the protein MPAEAKSAAKAAQPPVRAAQPVTPPLTERQEARRRRILHASAQLASRGGFDAVQMREVAESSQVALGTLYRYFPSKVHLLVATMQDQLAHMHGTLRKKPPAGDTAAERVAETLMRAFRALQREPHLADAMVRALTFADRSVSPEVDQVSRQTTVIILDAMGLDDPTPAQLSAVRVIEHTWHSALITWLSGRASIAQVKIDIETVCRLIDLTEVRETR; encoded by the coding sequence ATGCCTGCGGAAGCCAAGAGTGCGGCGAAGGCCGCGCAGCCGCCCGTACGGGCGGCGCAGCCGGTCACTCCCCCGCTCACCGAGCGCCAGGAGGCGCGACGACGGCGCATCCTGCACGCGAGCGCGCAGCTGGCGAGCCGGGGCGGCTTCGACGCGGTACAGATGCGGGAGGTGGCGGAGTCCTCGCAGGTCGCGCTCGGCACGCTCTACCGCTACTTCCCGTCCAAGGTGCATCTGCTGGTCGCGACCATGCAGGACCAGCTGGCCCACATGCACGGGACGCTCCGCAAGAAGCCGCCGGCCGGTGACACGGCGGCGGAGCGGGTGGCGGAGACGCTGATGCGGGCCTTCCGCGCCCTTCAGCGCGAGCCGCATCTCGCCGACGCGATGGTCCGAGCCCTCACGTTCGCCGACCGCAGTGTCAGCCCGGAGGTCGACCAGGTCTCCCGGCAGACGACGGTGATCATCCTCGACGCCATGGGCCTCGACGATCCCACCCCCGCCCAGCTCTCCGCCGTCCGCGTCATCGAGCACACCTGGCACTCGGCCCTGATCACCTGGCTCTCCGGCCGTGCCTCCATCGCCCAGGTCAAGATCGACATCGAGACGGTGTGCCGGCTGATCGACCTGACGGAGGTCAGGGAGACGCGGTAG
- a CDS encoding aldehyde dehydrogenase, giving the protein MTELVEHGQLFIGGELAAPLGRDVIEVVSPHTEEVIGRVPHASREDVDRAVAVARTAFDEGPWPRMSLDERIEVVGRIKDAIAVRHEEIARVISSENGSPYSWSVLAQALGAMMVWDAAITVARDFTYEETRDGVLGRILVRREPVGVVAAVAPWNVPQFVAAAKLAPALLTGCTVVLKPSPESPLDAYILGEIAKEAGLPEGVLSILPADREVSEYLVGHPGIDKVSFTGSVAAGRRVMEVASRNLTRVTLELGGKSAALVLPDADIETAVPGIASAAWMNNGQACVAQTRILLPRSRYDEFAEAFAAAANALVVGDPLDPATQVGPLVAQRQQQRSLDYIRIGQEEGAKILAGGGRPPGLDRGWYVEPTLFGDVDNSMRIAREEIFGPVICLLPYGDEEEAVKIANDSDYGLSGSVWTADVARGIDVARQVRTGTYSVNTFSLDMLGPFGGYKNSGLGREFGPEGYGEYLEHKMIHLPAGWEA; this is encoded by the coding sequence ATGACCGAGCTCGTGGAACACGGACAGCTGTTCATCGGCGGGGAGTTGGCCGCTCCCCTGGGCCGGGACGTCATCGAGGTGGTCTCCCCGCACACCGAGGAGGTCATCGGCCGGGTGCCGCACGCCTCGCGGGAGGACGTCGACCGGGCCGTCGCGGTGGCGCGTACCGCCTTCGACGAGGGCCCCTGGCCGCGGATGTCCCTCGACGAGCGGATCGAGGTGGTCGGCCGGATCAAGGACGCCATCGCCGTACGGCACGAGGAGATCGCCCGGGTCATCTCCTCCGAGAACGGCTCCCCGTACTCCTGGAGCGTCCTCGCGCAGGCCCTCGGCGCGATGATGGTGTGGGACGCGGCGATCACCGTCGCACGGGACTTCACGTACGAGGAGACCCGCGATGGGGTGCTCGGGCGCATCCTCGTGCGGCGTGAGCCGGTGGGGGTCGTGGCGGCCGTCGCCCCGTGGAACGTCCCGCAGTTCGTGGCGGCGGCCAAGCTCGCGCCCGCGCTGCTGACCGGCTGCACGGTCGTGCTCAAGCCCTCGCCCGAGTCGCCGCTGGACGCGTACATCCTCGGCGAGATCGCGAAGGAGGCCGGACTGCCGGAGGGGGTCCTGTCGATCCTGCCGGCGGACCGCGAGGTCAGCGAGTACCTGGTCGGGCATCCCGGGATCGACAAGGTCTCCTTCACGGGCTCGGTCGCGGCCGGCCGGCGCGTCATGGAGGTCGCGTCGCGCAACCTCACCCGCGTCACACTGGAACTGGGCGGCAAGTCGGCCGCCCTGGTCCTGCCGGACGCGGACATCGAGACCGCCGTCCCGGGCATCGCCTCGGCCGCCTGGATGAACAACGGTCAGGCCTGCGTCGCCCAGACCCGCATCCTCCTGCCGCGCTCGCGCTACGACGAGTTCGCGGAGGCGTTCGCCGCGGCGGCGAACGCGCTGGTCGTCGGCGACCCGCTCGACCCGGCCACCCAGGTCGGCCCGCTGGTCGCGCAGCGGCAGCAGCAGCGCAGCCTCGACTACATCCGCATAGGCCAGGAGGAGGGTGCCAAGATCCTCGCCGGCGGCGGCCGCCCACCCGGCCTCGACCGCGGCTGGTACGTCGAGCCGACCCTCTTCGGCGACGTCGACAACTCCATGCGGATCGCGCGCGAGGAGATCTTCGGGCCCGTCATCTGCCTGCTCCCCTACGGCGACGAGGAGGAGGCGGTGAAGATCGCCAACGACTCCGACTACGGCCTGAGCGGCAGTGTCTGGACGGCCGACGTGGCCCGCGGCATCGACGTCGCCCGGCAGGTCCGCACCGGCACGTACTCCGTCAACACCTTCAGCCTCGACATGCTCGGCCCGTTCGGCGGTTACAAGAACTCGGGCCTGGGCCGCGAGTTCGGCCCCGAGGGCTACGGCGAGTACCTGGAGCACAAGATGATCCACCTGCCGGCCGGCTGGGAGGCCTGA
- a CDS encoding ferredoxin produces the protein MGDRWHVEVDRSLCIGSAQCTHLAPTDFRLDSAMQSHPTDAETDANEKVLGAAEGCPVEAITISLLGSGEAVFPPEE, from the coding sequence ATGGGTGATCGCTGGCACGTCGAGGTCGACCGCTCCCTCTGCATCGGCTCGGCCCAGTGCACCCACCTCGCCCCGACGGACTTCCGCCTCGACTCCGCGATGCAGTCCCACCCCACGGACGCCGAGACGGACGCCAACGAGAAGGTTCTGGGGGCTGCGGAGGGGTGCCCGGTCGAGGCGATCACGATCTCCCTGCTGGGGAGCGGGGAGGCGGTGTTCCCGCCCGAGGAGTGA